The Streptomyces sp. NBC_00435 nucleotide sequence CACCCCGACCAGCAGGATCAGTCCGAACACCCCGGTCAGCCACGGACCCCGCAGCGGACTGCGCCAGAACCCCGGTCGTGCCGGGCCCGGCGGCGGACCCGCCGCCCGTGCCCGGCCGACCGCATCACGCACCCGCTCGGCGACCGGTGTGCGCGGGAGCTTCGAGGAGGCAGACGGCCTCTCAGGCCCACCCTCCGGCTGGTCACTGCCGGCGCTTGCATCCATCCGTACATCTCCACAGGTATCCGGCTCATCGGGCATGAGCGTCTGGGAGAACATCCCGCGCGCACGCCTTCGCCGGACTCGTGACACGCAGGTCGGATCCTTACGGTCCGTCCCACCCGTCGGAGGCACGCTGCGGCAGCCGGGACATTGCCGACGCCGAGCCGGTGGAGTAGACGGTTTCGCTCGCCCTGACCAGGGCGAGCTGCCGCCGGACCTCACCTGCGTCGGGTAGCGCGGTATGGCATCTCGGGGAAGTGTTCGGCCAGATGCGGGGACGGTTCCCCCTTTCGAGGGAACAGGCCGATGGAGGCCAAGCCGCCCTGTCGTACCTCAACGAAGAGGGGGCACAGGCCCGATCTCGGGCTCATCGGCGCGTACGCGTCACTTGACCAGCAAGGAGAGCCACCCATGTCCCGTGTTCTTAAGAGTGTCGGCCTCGCGCTCGCAGTAGGCATCGCCGTTGTCGGTGGCGCGTCCGCCGCATCCGCCGATGCCGGAGCCTCCGGCGCGGCCATCGGCTCTCCGGGTGTCCTGTCGGGAAACCTGATCCAGGTTCCGATCCACATCCCGATCAACGCATGCGGCAACAGCGTCAGCGTGATCGGCCTGCTCAACCCCGCCTTCGGCAACACCTGCATCAACAGCTGAAGTCCTGAGGTGCCCTTCGCCCCGGCCTGGGTCATGGCCGGGGCGAAGCAGCCGTTCCATTCACCCGGTCGACACCCGGAACGAGGACGCCGCAATTAACCAGGATCGCGACACGTCACCAGATCACGAATTACTCCACCTTTAGACCAGTAGCAGCCGCATTTTCTTGGCCGGTATGCAGGTCCGAAATTCTCACACCCAACAGAAGAATCGTCACTTCATGGGAATTCGGATGGGCTGCTCGGGCATCTTGTCAGCACCAGGGGCCGTCTGGTTCTCTTTCCACTGCGATGCGCTCGCGGAGGCGTCGTCGTCCGCGGGCAAGAAACCTCGTCGACGAGGTTGCTCCAGGCCGGCGGGTGCCCCGAATGCCTGGTTCTGGCGGGGCAGGCGGCCGTCCGGCGCCTGTCCGGCATGCTCATGATGCGAAGGGGATCTTCGTGGCAGGCGTACCCGAACTGGGTTCGGTGGTGGGCGACTTCGCCCTTCCGGGCGGCGAGCTCATAGGCTCATCGTTCGAGCGGCGCGACTTCGAACTGTGCAGGCAGCGCGGCAAGCCCCTGGTCCTGGCCTTCTACCCGGGGGATGACACGCCGGTCTGTACCCGCCAGTTGTGCTCGTACTCCGGAGGGCTGGAGTCGTTCGCCGCCGTCGGTGCGCAGGTGTGGGGCATCAGCCCTCAGGGGGTCGACAGCCATGAGGCGTTCGCGCGGCGCCACGGCCTGCGCATGCCGCTGCTGGCGGACGAACAGCGAGTCGTGAGCCGTTCGTTCGGCATCACGGCTCCCGGGATCGGGTTGCGGCGGGCCGTCTTCTTGATCGCTCCGGACGGCACCTTGTACTGGAAGCACGTCTCCTTGCTGGGGGTCACATTCCAGAGCGTGGCGGCCCTGTCCCGCGAGCTGGCTGCCTTCGCCTGACCTGGTTCACGTCCAGCCGCCCCCGCCCCGGCCCGATCCCTTGCGGCGGGGGCCGGGGTTGCGATCACTTGGCGAGGAAGTCGGTCAGGTGCCGGTTGAATTCCTGGGCGTGAGTGAGGTTCAGTCCGTGCGGGGCTCCCTCGATCAGGGCGAGGGTGCTGCCCGGCAGGGCTTCGTGGGACCGCTTGCCGCTGACCTCGAAGGGCACGATGGCGTCCTGGGTGCCGTGGATGATCAGGGTGGGGACGTCGATCCGGGCGAGGTCGTCACGGAAGTCGGTGCGGGCGAAGGCGTTGATGCAGTCCAGCGTCCCCTTGGGTGAGGCCGCCTCCGCCAGGTGCACGTGATAGCGGTGCTGGGGCGCGCTGACGAGGTCGGTGTTCTCGCCGGCCTGGAAGAAGCCGGTGACGAAGCCCTCCAGGAAGGCGGGCCGGTCGCCGCGGACGCCGTCCTCGAACTGGGTGATCGTGGCGTCGTCGAGTCCGCCGTCCGGGTTGTCGGCGCTCTTGTGGAGGTAGGGAGGCACCGCTGCGGCGAGGACAGCTTGGCGGACGCGGCTGCTGCCGTAGTTGTGGAGGTAGCGGACCACCTCCCCGCCGCCCATGGAGAACCCGACCAGCGTGGCGTCACGGATGTCGAGATGCGTCAGGAGGGCGTCCAGGTCAGCGGCCAGGGTGTCGTAGCCCTCCCAGGGCTGGGTGGAGGAGCCGAACCCGCGCCGGTCGTAGGTGATCACTCGGTGGCCCGCCTCGACCAGTGGACCGACCTGCGGCTCCCAGGAGCGGCCGCTCAGCGGCCAGCCGTGGACGAGAACGACTGGGCGGCCTTGGCCGTAGTCCTCGAAGTGGAGCTCGACACTGCGGCCCTTGTCTGCACTTACATTGATGCGCGGCATGCTGGATTGACGCCCTTCGTGTGGTGGTGCAACGCGTGTACCCGGACCATGCCCCGGCACGGCACGATTTCACTCACCGCAGAACATCCAGGGCATTCTCATCCTCATCATTCCATCGACACTTGTCGTCCTGCATTCACCGGCAAAGGCCATAAATCCTTGTTGCGAACTGGTTGCAATAATACGATTGACCTCGATCGGCCTAACCCATCGACTGCGTGTTGTAGCGAATGTGGAACCCCCTGGAGTTTCTGTGAAGAGGCTGTGGCCAGCGGATTTGCGAATTCGCGACGGAGTTCCCTCTCGACTTCGAAGGGAAAGTGGTCACGGGGTGCGGGTGCCGCGTGCTTTCCTTCGCTCGGCGCGATCTGAGCGCATGGCAGTAGGCCCGGTCGGCGGGCCGGGCTGCTGCTGATGCCGCCCGGGCGTGCTGTCCGACCGAGTGGTCATCCCACCTGAATGCCCCTGTCCGGCTGCGCCGGTGTGCGCGGCGCGACGGGGTTCGCAGTCGAGAGGAACACCCTTGAAGTCCATCTCCGCACGGCCCCGTTCGCGGCGTGTGCTCGACCAGTCCCTGCTCGTCCTGGGCGCCGGCGCGCTCGCGACCAGCCTGGGTGTCCTGACGCTGGCGCCGGGAGTCAGTTCCGCCTCCAGTCACCGTGAGGCGCCGCTGATCGCGGGCGACCCGCGTGCGGA carries:
- a CDS encoding alpha/beta fold hydrolase, which translates into the protein MPRINVSADKGRSVELHFEDYGQGRPVVLVHGWPLSGRSWEPQVGPLVEAGHRVITYDRRGFGSSTQPWEGYDTLAADLDALLTHLDIRDATLVGFSMGGGEVVRYLHNYGSSRVRQAVLAAAVPPYLHKSADNPDGGLDDATITQFEDGVRGDRPAFLEGFVTGFFQAGENTDLVSAPQHRYHVHLAEAASPKGTLDCINAFARTDFRDDLARIDVPTLIIHGTQDAIVPFEVSGKRSHEALPGSTLALIEGAPHGLNLTHAQEFNRHLTDFLAK
- a CDS encoding chaplin — translated: MSRVLKSVGLALAVGIAVVGGASAASADAGASGAAIGSPGVLSGNLIQVPIHIPINACGNSVSVIGLLNPAFGNTCINS
- a CDS encoding peroxiredoxin; amino-acid sequence: MAGVPELGSVVGDFALPGGELIGSSFERRDFELCRQRGKPLVLAFYPGDDTPVCTRQLCSYSGGLESFAAVGAQVWGISPQGVDSHEAFARRHGLRMPLLADEQRVVSRSFGITAPGIGLRRAVFLIAPDGTLYWKHVSLLGVTFQSVAALSRELAAFA